Proteins encoded together in one Lathamus discolor isolate bLatDis1 chromosome 3, bLatDis1.hap1, whole genome shotgun sequence window:
- the LOC136010712 gene encoding G-protein coupled receptor 35-like — MQPNTENCTEDDDMQNGIALFQLTVYIPVLSLGIPLNMIAFWVFCCKLKRWTESRVYMINLIVADSCMLFALPFLMYFTRYEHPIDNLCFTIQNICFTNMSMSILIITLIATDRCIEIKFPLKAKILRSPLRSASICGVLWIILMIYSYFHPQFHDKKEKFCFRKQSAQPSYLLLMFVIFIYFIPLVIVTFCSVQVIRYLKKKTVTSSHETKLIQKAICIISVNLCVFIVCFSPFYIALLSLFAVSVAGACSLLSEVRACLHICACLANSNCCLDAFCYYFAAKEFQEFPSLFPTCTSMRSKMNQSQESQPARDQVMT; from the coding sequence ATGCAACCCAACACGGAGAACTGCACCGAAGACGACGACATGCAGAATGGCATTGCACTGTTCCAACTTACAGTCTACATCCCAGTGCTCTCCTTGGGGATCCCACTGAACATGATTGCCTTCTGGGTCTTCTGCTGCAAACTCAAGAGATGGACCGAGTCCAGGGTGTACATGATCAACCTCATAGTTGCAGACAGTTGCATGCTCTTTGCTCTGCCTTTCTTGATGTATTTTACCAGGTACGAGCATCCCATAGACAACCTGTGTTTTACCATACAGAACATCTGCTTTACAAATATGTCTATGAGCATCCTTATCATCACCCTGATTGCAACTGATCGATGCATTGAAATCAAGTTCCCTCTAAAAGCAAAGATTCTTCGATCCCCACTGAGATCAGCTTCTATCTGTGGGGTTCTTTGGATAATACTAATGATTTATTCCTACTTTCATCCACAATTTcatgacaaaaaggaaaaattctgcTTTCGGAAGCAATCCGCTCAACCTAGTTATCTATTGTTAATGTTTGTCatatttatctattttattCCCCTAGTGATTGTGACTTTTTGTTCAGTACAAGTTATCAGATATCTCAAGAAGAAGACGGTCACGAGCTCTCATGAGACAAAATTAATCCAGAAAGCAATCTGCATTATTTCTGTGAATCTGTGCGTGTTCATTGTATGTTTTTCACCCTTCTACATTGCCCTACTCTCGCTTTTTGCAGTGAGTGTTGCTGGAGCTTGTTCTCTGCTCTCGGAAGTTAGAGCCTGTCTTCATATCTGTGCATGCTTAGCAAATTCTAACTGCTGTTTGGATGCATTTTGCTATTACTTTGCAGCTAAGGAATTTCAAGAATTTCCATCTCTGTTCCCCACCTGTACGTCAATGAGGTCCAAGATGAACCAAAGCCAAGAATCCCAGCCAGCCAGAGATCAAGTCATGACATAA